One Qiania dongpingensis genomic window carries:
- the rpsB gene encoding 30S ribosomal protein S2, with translation MSVISMKQLLEAGVHFGHQTRRWNPKMAPYIYTERNGIYIIDLQKSVGMVDDAYKAVADIAADGGTILFVGTKKQAQDAIQIEAERCGMYYVNQRWLGGMLTNFKTIQSRIQRLRTIEKMQEDGTFEVLPKKEVIALKKEQEKLERNLGGIKDMKKLPDAIFIVDPKKERICVQEAHALGITLIGIADTNCDPEELDYVIPGNDDAIRAVKLIVSKMADAVIEAKQGEEVTEETADVQVETEAAEA, from the coding sequence ATGAGCGTTATTTCAATGAAACAGCTGCTGGAAGCAGGCGTACACTTTGGCCATCAGACGAGAAGATGGAACCCTAAGATGGCTCCCTACATTTATACGGAGAGAAATGGTATCTATATCATCGATCTGCAGAAATCCGTAGGAATGGTGGACGATGCTTACAAGGCAGTGGCCGATATCGCGGCCGACGGCGGTACGATTCTCTTTGTGGGAACCAAGAAGCAGGCACAGGACGCGATTCAGATCGAAGCAGAACGCTGCGGTATGTATTATGTAAATCAGAGATGGCTCGGCGGTATGCTGACAAACTTCAAGACCATCCAGAGCAGGATCCAGAGACTCCGCACCATTGAGAAAATGCAGGAAGACGGAACCTTTGAGGTTCTTCCGAAGAAGGAAGTCATCGCTCTTAAGAAGGAACAGGAGAAGCTGGAGAGAAACCTGGGCGGCATCAAAGATATGAAGAAGCTTCCCGACGCCATTTTCATCGTAGATCCGAAAAAAGAAAGAATCTGTGTACAGGAAGCCCATGCGCTCGGTATCACACTGATCGGTATCGCGGATACCAACTGTGATCCGGAAGAACTGGATTATGTGATTCCTGGAAACGACGACGCTATCAGAGCGGTTAAGCTGATCGTATCCAAGATGGCAGATGCCGTTATTGAAGCGAAGCAGGGTGAAGAGGTAACGGAAGAGACAGCAGACGTACAGGTTGAGACGGAAGCTGCCGAGGCGTAA
- a CDS encoding ABC-ATPase domain-containing protein, whose product MKTSAQLDSMLRDIDHKSYPAYKTLKGFYDFGSYSLSIDHVQGDPFASPSRLTLHITDKSSGFSPDFWSSEDRKTAFCDFLLRQFEKAVQDYSFQAKGSGKSGALFTTRCGPQVLRRTACTVREKTILMRFEAGFPANGRTINSRELRKILFDYLPKCAEKSLYYKNISQSALQNAMELYEDQQALRTFLPENDLIAFVADGAVLPRKSGVSNLPMKEAVPFSSPASMKVSFSLPHRGRITGMGIRKGITLITGGGYHGKSTLLKALETGVYNHVAGDGREFVITDASAVKLRAEESRIIKRVNISPFINHLPNGKDTSSFSTEDASGSTSQAAGVMEGIEAGAKLFLIDEDTCATNFMVRDELMRRVISPDKEPITPFLSRIRPLFSQLGISTILVVGSSGAFFHTADCVLQMDNYQAKDITTRAKKEAEDYNASRAGSLGESSGADPFCFPRGIMNRTYRPAVPKSGNDHRRRSVQNPERDYRPPKIKVQGKDSLFYDKSMIDLRYVEQLADEEQTRALGYILLYLNTHLDSPVPLSDHLPGLYEKIVREGMESITSWDCPPFMALPRLQEIYACINRCRF is encoded by the coding sequence ATGAAAACATCTGCTCAGCTTGACTCCATGCTCCGTGACATCGACCACAAGAGCTATCCGGCATATAAGACACTGAAAGGATTCTATGATTTCGGATCCTATTCATTGTCCATCGACCACGTGCAAGGCGACCCGTTCGCCTCTCCCTCAAGGCTCACTCTCCATATTACGGACAAGTCCTCCGGATTTTCCCCAGATTTTTGGAGCTCTGAGGACCGGAAAACGGCTTTCTGCGACTTCCTGCTCCGGCAATTTGAAAAGGCAGTACAGGATTATTCCTTCCAGGCCAAAGGCTCCGGAAAAAGCGGAGCTCTGTTCACCACCCGCTGCGGCCCACAGGTACTCAGACGCACGGCTTGTACCGTCAGGGAAAAAACTATCCTCATGCGATTTGAAGCCGGTTTCCCTGCCAACGGGCGCACCATCAATTCCAGAGAGCTTCGCAAAATCCTGTTTGATTATCTGCCAAAGTGCGCGGAAAAATCCCTGTACTATAAAAATATCAGCCAGAGCGCCCTTCAAAACGCCATGGAGCTCTACGAGGACCAGCAGGCTCTCCGCACATTCCTGCCGGAAAACGATTTGATCGCATTCGTAGCGGACGGCGCAGTCCTGCCCCGGAAATCCGGAGTGTCAAATCTTCCCATGAAAGAGGCCGTCCCTTTTTCTTCACCTGCCTCCATGAAGGTCTCGTTTTCTCTTCCCCACAGAGGGAGAATCACCGGCATGGGTATACGAAAGGGCATCACTCTGATCACCGGGGGCGGCTACCATGGAAAATCCACCCTTCTGAAAGCGCTGGAGACCGGCGTCTATAACCACGTTGCCGGAGACGGAAGGGAATTTGTCATAACCGACGCCTCCGCGGTGAAGCTCCGGGCAGAGGAAAGCCGTATTATAAAAAGGGTTAATATCTCTCCTTTTATCAATCATCTTCCCAACGGAAAAGACACCAGCAGTTTTTCCACGGAAGATGCCAGCGGCAGCACTTCACAGGCTGCCGGGGTTATGGAAGGAATTGAGGCCGGCGCAAAGCTCTTCCTGATCGACGAGGATACCTGCGCGACAAATTTCATGGTGCGCGACGAGCTGATGCGCAGGGTCATTTCTCCTGACAAAGAGCCTATCACGCCTTTTCTCAGCCGGATCCGCCCTTTGTTTTCCCAGCTCGGCATTTCCACCATCCTGGTGGTTGGCAGCTCCGGAGCGTTTTTTCACACGGCCGACTGTGTCCTCCAAATGGACAATTATCAGGCGAAGGATATCACCACACGCGCAAAAAAGGAAGCAGAGGATTATAACGCTTCCCGCGCCGGCTCCCTCGGTGAAAGCAGCGGCGCTGATCCTTTCTGTTTTCCCCGCGGCATCATGAACCGGACGTATCGGCCCGCCGTTCCAAAAAGCGGGAACGATCACCGCCGCCGCTCTGTCCAAAACCCGGAACGGGACTACAGGCCTCCCAAGATCAAGGTACAAGGTAAAGACAGTCTGTTCTATGACAAGTCCATGATCGACCTGCGCTATGTGGAACAGCTGGCCGATGAGGAACAGACTAGAGCCCTGGGCTATATACTGCTGTATCTGAATACGCATTTGGATTCGCCCGTCCCGCTGTCAGACCATCTTCCAGGGCTGTATGAAAAAATAGTCCGGGAAGGCATGGAATCCATTACCTCCTGGGACTGTCCTCCCTTCATGGCTCTGCCCAGGCTTCAGGAAATCTATGCCTGCATCAACCGCTGCCGGTTCTGA
- the codY gene encoding GTP-sensing pleiotropic transcriptional regulator CodY — MSVQLLDKTRKINKLLHNNNSSKVVFNDICAVLSDILDSNILVISKKGKVLGVGISEGVEEIEELIEDQVGGFVDRMLNERLLSVLSTKENVNLETLGFAETNVEKYQAIITPIDIAGERLGTLFIYKSNDQYGIDDIILSEYGTTVVGLEMMRSVNEENAEETRKIQIVKSAISTLSFSELEAIQHIFEELEGNEGILVASKIADRVGITRSVIVNALRKFESAGVIESRSSGMKGTYIKVLNDVVFEELKKLKEV, encoded by the coding sequence ATGAGCGTACAATTATTGGATAAAACCAGAAAAATTAACAAATTGCTCCATAACAACAATTCCAGCAAGGTTGTCTTCAATGATATTTGTGCCGTGCTGAGCGATATTCTTGATTCCAACATCCTTGTTATCAGTAAAAAGGGCAAGGTGTTGGGAGTAGGTATCAGCGAAGGGGTAGAAGAGATTGAAGAACTCATTGAAGATCAAGTGGGGGGCTTCGTAGACCGGATGCTGAATGAAAGACTGCTCAGTGTTCTTTCTACCAAGGAAAATGTAAATCTGGAAACGCTGGGATTTGCAGAGACGAATGTGGAAAAGTATCAGGCGATCATTACGCCGATCGATATCGCCGGTGAGCGTTTGGGAACATTGTTCATCTATAAGTCCAACGACCAGTATGGAATTGACGATATCATCCTCAGTGAATATGGCACCACGGTAGTCGGGCTGGAGATGATGCGTTCTGTGAATGAGGAAAATGCTGAAGAGACGAGGAAGATCCAGATTGTAAAATCTGCCATCAGTACTCTGTCGTTCTCTGAACTGGAAGCTATTCAGCATATCTTTGAGGAACTGGAAGGGAATGAGGGAATCCTCGTGGCCAGCAAGATTGCAGACCGTGTGGGCATTACCCGTTCTGTGATCGTCAATGCGCTCAGGAAATTTGAGAGTGCAGGAGTCATTGAATCCCGTTCTTCTGGAATGAAAGGTACTTATATCAAGGTGCTGAATGACGTGGTGTTTGAAGAACTGAAAAAGCTGAAGGAAGTATAG